One bacterium genomic window, GCCATCCACCTTCAAATTCGCGCGGGCATATTCAGCATCAGGTTTCTCGGCGAACTCGGTGATGCTCAGAATTTCACCTTCCTTCTGCCACATTCCCGTAACGCAGCCAAAATGTTTTACCTGGTCGGCGGGCATGGCCTTTAGGCCCACCACGCTCATTCCGGTTTTCTCATAAACATCCATCAATTGCCCGGCACAAGAGCGGTCAATTGCAGAGGCATAAAGATGATCCCCCAGCATGAGCAAAAACGGCTCCTCTTTGACGAAGTCCTTCGCACAATAGACCGCATGCCCGAACCCTTCCTGGGTATCCTGCGGCAGTAACTTCACACGTCGTCCAATATCCAGAAGGTACTGACTGTACTCCTGATTTTCCCTGGACAACTTATTGAAGTTTTCGATGGGCGGCGGGGAGTAAAAAAAGTCCTCGAAAACTTCTTTGTCTCGACTTTGCACGATCAGTCCGATCTCCTCAATGCCGGACTGCACGGCTTCCTCAACGATGATTTGAATGGCAGGCTTCATTCGTCCCTGTCGATCCATGATGGGAAACAGTTCTTTCTTAAGGGCCTTGGTGGCAGGGAACAACCGGGTTCCAAAACCAGCGGCAGGTATAACGCACTTACGAAGCCGACGTCCTGCCTGAAGCACAAGTCTGAGCCCGCTCATCTTGAGATCGCGCTCGATGATCTCAATTACCTTCTCCTGCGTCTCCTGATCCTTGACGATAAACTGAGCAGTGCCATCGCCTTGCGACCCCACTCCTTTGCCTCCCAAAACGAGAGCTTGGAGGGGAGCATAATTAAGCACTTTGTGGAGAACAGGCGAGGTCAACTGCGAGGGACATGCCGGAATGCAATACTTATCAAATTCGGCTTGAGCCTCCCGCATGAGCTCACCAATAAGGTTTGCATCACCTTCACGGATCGCCTGGGCGGCACGTTGGGTGAGCGTGGAGCTCACCGGACCCAGGTACTTCTGGACCCCTTTTTGGATCTCATCCTCCGCGAAAGGGTAACAGTGATTCAAGTGATTCAAAATCTCGCGGGTATCCTTGCCAGCGTGAAGGTCCACAATGACAAAATGAAGATCCTTGGGGGTATTCAGTTCTGAGACGTCAATCCGATCGCCATCAAAGCTCATCATAATAGGACGGCTGCCATAGGCGCATCCCTGATCCATACGCCCGCAACGGGACGGCGTGGTAATTTCACCTAAATAAGCGAATTCCATTTCACCGCGAACGGTCATTTTCAAGTCATAGAGCCGGTTAAATGCACGGGCCACCAGCACACAAACTGCCGCACTGGAAGACAAGCCTTTTTTAATCGGCAGATCAGTAAGATAGTTATCAAGCTCCAAGCCTCGCACCCGGTAATGCGTCAAAACCTGATAGGCGACCCCTGCGGCATAACTGAAGAAGCCTCCTTTTTGAGCTTCTACCAGCAAGGCCTCACGATCCATCGGGATCTCATAAGGGCCGAACGGGGTGCCGTCGCTCAGGGTCGTCTTGAGAATTAACTTATTCGGGTGGGGTTTGACCGTGGCATGCAGGCCCTGGTTGGTGCCCGTGATGATCGTGTAGCCCTTTTCAAGCTCTCCGTTGATACGGCGATAACTGCCAGCCCAATCAGAGTGCTCGCCAAAAAGACAAATACGGCCAGGAACAAATAACTTCATGAAAATTACCCCCACCTTGAGAATGCTCTCCCCCTTCTAGAGGATTACGA contains:
- a CDS encoding sugar phosphate nucleotidyltransferase, coding for MKLFVPGRICLFGEHSDWAGSYRRINGELEKGYTIITGTNQGLHATVKPHPNKLILKTTLSDGTPFGPYEIPMDREALLVEAQKGGFFSYAAGVAYQVLTHYRVRGLELDNYLTDLPIKKGLSSSAAVCVLVARAFNRLYDLKMTVRGEMEFAYLGEITTPSRCGRMDQGCAYGSRPIMMSFDGDRIDVSELNTPKDLHFVIVDLHAGKDTREILNHLNHCYPFAEDEIQKGVQKYLGPVSSTLTQRAAQAIREGDANLIGELMREAQAEFDKYCIPACPSQLTSPVLHKVLNYAPLQALVLGGKGVGSQGDGTAQFIVKDQETQEKVIEIIERDLKMSGLRLVLQAGRRLRKCVIPAAGFGTRLFPATKALKKELFPIMDRQGRMKPAIQIIVEEAVQSGIEEIGLIVQSRDKEVFEDFFYSPPPIENFNKLSRENQEYSQYLLDIGRRVKLLPQDTQEGFGHAVYCAKDFVKEEPFLLMLGDHLYASAIDRSCAGQLMDVYEKTGMSVVGLKAMPADQVKHFGCVTGMWQKEGEILSITEFAEKPDAEYARANLKVDGLADDTFLTVFGIYIIKPQIFHLLGENIRNNIRERGEFQLTSCLDELRKLDGFVGCVVKGRRFDIGLPDVYRQTMIDFPNA